GATATTCCGGCAAGGTCGGTATCAGACAGGGCCGTCGAGAACCTTTTTGAACATTGTGTGAGCACTGTTTCTGGCAGGGAATTGTTGTGACTAAATTAGAACTACGCGCCGTCTCAAAATCTTTTGGCGATCAACCAGTCTTACGCGACGTGTCGCTGAAAGTGCCTGATGGCAGCTTCACGATTCTGCTCGGCCCATCCGGCTGCGGTAAATCAACACTCCTCCGCATCATTGCCGGACTCGACAGCCAGACCGCC
This genomic interval from Nitrospira sp. contains the following:
- a CDS encoding ABC transporter ATP-binding protein; the encoded protein is MTKLELRAVSKSFGDQPVLRDVSLKVPDGSFTILLGPSGCGKSTLLRIIAGLDSQTA